The Anaerolineales bacterium region ACACTCGTCGGGCGATGTCAACGTCACGGCAGCGCAAAACGGATCGCAAGTTGAAATCCGCGTGCAGGATTTTGGCGAGGGCATCTCCCCTGAAAAACTTGAACACATCTTCGATCGTTTCTATCGCGGCGAAGAAGACTCAGCCATCCCAGGTTTTGGGTTGGGGCTCTCCATTGCCAAGACGTTGGTCGAAAACATGAGCGGAGAAATTGCGATGAAAAGCGAAGTGGGTAAGGGAAGCGCCGTGATCGTAAATTTTCATTCGGCAATTGGGTAAGGTTCTCTAGTTACAGCGAGCGAGGAGATTCAATCCGCACATTTGGCGGCGTTTACAGTGTGCTTCGTGAAGGATTTGCACGCTTCGCAGTCGTCCGAAGTTGATGATGGGATAATCGCTTTGTTGCGTTGATTTGTCCTCTCTGCATGAGTTTGCCATACGAAGGTCCATTGTTTTTCACTTCCCAATTTTATTTTTGTCTGCCAGAGAACGATCAGCGCGGCGATAGCTGGGATCGTCGCTCGATGTGTCCACACATTGGCGCCTCACCTTCGGGGGCGTCGAAGCAATCTGTACACAAGACGACATGCTTCCCGGCATCCAGCGGGGTGTGAACGCAAAAAATATGACGACCGGCGCGATGATTGACAAGACCAGCCCTCCCCCTAGTTTCCATCCAGAGAGTTTCTTTTGCAAAGCCAGGACAATGCAGGATGGAACTCCCATCAGGCAAATAGGCGTATACGATACCGGCAATATGAATTGGTTGCGGCATTTATTACACGCTTTCAGGAAAATCCGATCGTCTTAGAGAGTGTTTTGAAAATCGGCTCAGACCTTGTCGAATTCCTGTTTCAACAAGATTCAGCCACGAATTTCACGAATTTACACGAATTTTCCCTTTCAATCTACAAAACTTTGTGCCCTTCGTATCCTTTGCGGTGAATTTTTAAACACTGCCCTAGAGAATAGAGAAGGGCGATTATCATCTACTCGTACAGCGCATCGAAGAAGTTCGCACCGGCGATCGGCGTTCCCAGTCCGATGACGATGGCGCGCGAGCAAGCATCTAGATGTTGCAGAAAATATTCGCATGTCAATTCACGATGTCGCTTCCGCTTTGACCAGTATCGTGTCGAGCGTTTTCACAAAAGCGGAAATATCCGACTCGGGGATGGTAAGCGCTGGGGTGAGGCGCCGGAGGTTGCCATCGGGATAATATCCAACAATGAAGCCTTCTTCCAGCAGGGCGCGATACGCCGCTTTGACGGGAAAATCCGCGCGCGGATTCAACTCCAATCCGAGCAACATGCCGCGCCCGCGCGCTTCTTTAATCAAGGAATACTTCTGCGCCAGTTGTTCCAGTCTAGCCAACAAGTCGGTCCCAATCGCGTTGCCGCGCTCGATCCAGTTGTCTTCGCGCAAGACCGCGATCACCTCTTTGGCAACTACACAGCCCAGCGGATCGTTTTGATGCGACTGAGCGTAATGAAAACCGCTGTCTTCCAGTTTTTCGAAATCTCCAACTTCATCGCCGCCGCGCTGGCGGGATACCCGTTGCCAAGTCCTTTACCGAGGCAGACCACGTCGGGTTGAATATCATAATGCTGATAGCCGAACCAGCGTCCGGTGCGCCCCATGCCGGTAGTGACTTCGTTAGCCACAACCAACCTGCCCGCCTGTTGGACTCGCCGGGCAATCTCTTGCACAAGGCGGGCGGGAGGAAATCTAACCAGCGCCCCGCCACTGCCGCCCGGTTCGAACGCAAAAACGCCGATGTCGTCAAAAGGAATCTCGCGTAAACATTCGTCTGGGTCGTCCTGCGGGCAGTTCGTCCAATCCAGAGTATGCCATTCGTCGGCGCGTCTATTGCCCGTCGAACCGTACGCAGCCAGGTGAGAATTTACGAGAGTAAGAAAGAGTTTCTTTCCGGCAACGCGCTTCGCAGCCTGCGCGCCGAATTCGACTGCCTCGCTGCCGGAACTTAGAAAAACGCATTTGCCTTCATTCAACCCTGTGATACTTAACACGTCCAGCGCCGCCTCTTCGGCGACGGAGTGGGGATAGCGCGTTCCCAGGTGAATGACCCGCTCCATTTGAGCGTGCATGGCTTGAGTGACACGCGGATGACCGTGGCCGAGGACGGCGCTCCAAATGCCGGATTCCAAATCCACATGGAGTTTCCCCTGCGAATCGTATAAATGGCAATTTTCGCCGCGCACGAAATCGGTCTTGACGATCTCGTGACATTCCAGAATGTGCTTCATGAAGTTTGTCTTTCGAATTGCAGGCTGCCGAGCCAATCCACCATCAGGTCGAAATACCCGTCGGCAAACTCATCGCCGACTCGAAGGGTATGGCTTGCGTTGGGAAAAATTTTGAGCGTAAACGCTTCGTTGCCCGCTGCGCGCAGATACTGTTCGTAAAGTCTCACGCTTTTTTCCACAGGCACGGAGGTGTCCTTCTCGCCGAAGATCGCCATAACAGGACAGCGGACTTTGGTCAGAAAGTCCGACGGGTTCACGTCCATGACTGCGCGCATTTGCGCCTTTGCCATCTCCCATGCCTGCGGGGGCAAATTGCCGAGCATGGCTAGCGCTTCATCCAGATGCAGGAACGTTGCCCAGCGTTCATCTTTGATGGATTTCAAAGACCCGACGGCTTTTTCAAATTCAACGGCGGGGTCGGATGGTTTCGCGCCGTACGTCAGCGCCGTCATTTCGCTCCATGCCCCGACGCCCAAGCGCTGGGATTCGGAT contains the following coding sequences:
- a CDS encoding aminotransferase class III-fold pyridoxal phosphate-dependent enzyme produces the protein MREDNWIERGNAIGTDLLARLEQLAQKYSLIKEARGRGMLLGLELNPRADFPVKAAYRALLEEGFIVGYYPDGNLRRLTPALTIPESDISAFVKTLDTILVKAEATS
- a CDS encoding aminotransferase class III-fold pyridoxal phosphate-dependent enzyme, coding for MKHILECHEIVKTDFVRGENCHLYDSQGKLHVDLESGIWSAVLGHGHPRVTQAMHAQMERVIHLGTRYPHSVAEEAALDVLSITGLNEGKCVFLSSGSEAVEFGAQAAKRVAGKKLFLTLVNSHLAAYGSTGNRRADEWHTLDWTNCPQDDPDECLREIPFDDIGVFAFEPGGSGGALVRFPPARLVQEIARRVQQAGRLVVANEVTTGMGRTGRWFGYQHYDIQPDVVCLGKGLGNGYPASAAAMKLEISKNWKTAVFITLSRIKTIRWAV